The following proteins come from a genomic window of Trichocoleus sp. FACHB-46:
- a CDS encoding class I SAM-dependent methyltransferase, with product MTLPFAGLSFPEMYEQALVGPLFRPWAERLLDDVELTAGDCVLDVACGTGILARLAKERLGESARVAGVDLNPAMLAVARQVAPGVDWREGDVAALPLHDREQFDVVVCQQGIQFFSNQTAAARQMRGALAAGGRLAVSAWRADEELPLLRELRHVVERYLGPIIDRRHSFGETAPLKALLREVGFHDVQSKTVSRTIRFDDGTVWVHMNAIALVGMSDAAKAMGEAERERVMAAIARDSVEVARPYTDEAGLAFELRANVATARG from the coding sequence ATGACGCTTCCCTTCGCTGGGTTAAGTTTTCCCGAGATGTATGAGCAGGCGCTCGTGGGCCCTCTGTTTCGTCCTTGGGCTGAACGCCTCCTCGACGACGTAGAGCTTACCGCCGGAGACTGCGTTCTGGATGTGGCTTGTGGAACCGGCATCCTCGCGCGGCTAGCGAAGGAACGCTTGGGCGAGAGCGCCAGGGTAGCCGGTGTTGACTTAAATCCGGCAATGCTCGCAGTCGCACGTCAAGTGGCCCCAGGTGTCGATTGGCGCGAAGGCGATGTTGCTGCCCTACCACTGCACGACCGCGAGCAGTTTGACGTCGTCGTCTGTCAGCAAGGAATTCAATTCTTCTCGAACCAGACTGCTGCGGCACGGCAGATGCGAGGCGCACTGGCGGCGGGCGGCAGATTAGCCGTAAGTGCTTGGCGAGCGGACGAGGAACTCCCGCTGTTGCGGGAACTCCGTCATGTCGTGGAACGCTACCTCGGGCCTATCATCGACCGCCGCCACAGTTTTGGAGAGACTGCCCCGCTCAAGGCCCTGCTCCGAGAAGTCGGCTTTCACGACGTTCAATCAAAGACGGTCTCACGTACTATCCGTTTCGATGACGGGACTGTCTGGGTGCACATGAACGCGATCGCCCTGGTCGGCATGAGCGATGCAGCCAAGGCAATGGGCGAAGCGGAGCGCGAGCGAGTGATGGCGGCGATCGCTCGCGACAGCGTCGAAGTGGCGCGGCCATACACCGATGAAGCAGGGCTTGCCTTTGAGCTTAGGGCGAACGTGGCAACAGCCCGGGGTTGA
- a CDS encoding alpha/beta hydrolase: protein MKATGSDSINRKPPNYLALKLAAGISALLVVGYLGISAYAGHTLSTPKQSFDPLQASVFVVPPQEVEFRTSDNLEIKGWFIPAKTTDKVLILVHGLNSSRTLELAGKFPEFGSAMNQKGFSILMIDLRGHGQSTPSRFTFGITERRDVIAAADWLKTKGFKPQKIGVLGVSMGSAAVIGAAANDPDIGAVVTDSGYAEVYPVIQQHWHSASGLPEIFLPSTMLFGHLWTGHDPISSKPVQEIGRISPRPVLIIHSAIDPYTPVDNARQLKAAYPLAEYWETQAKTHPESYNTNPKIYVDKVADFYNRSLK, encoded by the coding sequence ATGAAAGCAACAGGTTCTGATTCAATCAATCGTAAGCCTCCAAATTATCTTGCCCTCAAGTTAGCTGCTGGTATTTCAGCCCTGTTGGTGGTTGGGTATTTGGGCATCTCTGCCTATGCAGGACATACGCTTTCCACCCCAAAACAGAGCTTTGACCCGCTTCAAGCATCAGTTTTTGTGGTTCCGCCTCAAGAAGTTGAATTTCGGACATCCGACAATTTAGAAATCAAGGGCTGGTTCATTCCTGCCAAAACGACTGACAAGGTATTGATTTTAGTGCATGGCTTGAATTCCAGTCGTACTCTTGAGTTGGCTGGAAAGTTTCCGGAATTTGGTTCAGCGATGAATCAAAAAGGCTTCTCCATTCTCATGATCGATTTGCGAGGACATGGGCAGAGTACTCCGTCTCGCTTTACTTTTGGCATTACCGAAAGGCGGGATGTGATTGCCGCCGCAGATTGGCTCAAGACAAAGGGTTTTAAGCCCCAAAAGATTGGAGTCTTAGGAGTTTCAATGGGGTCTGCTGCTGTCATTGGAGCCGCCGCCAATGACCCTGATATTGGAGCCGTCGTCACTGATAGTGGCTACGCCGAGGTTTATCCAGTGATTCAGCAACATTGGCACTCAGCTTCGGGCCTACCTGAGATCTTTTTACCTTCTACTATGCTGTTTGGACATTTGTGGACTGGTCATGACCCGATCTCTTCTAAGCCTGTGCAGGAAATAGGTCGCATTTCTCCTCGACCAGTTTTGATTATTCACAGCGCGATCGATCCTTACACACCTGTAGACAATGCTCGCCAACTCAAAGCAGCGTATCCTTTAGCTGAATATTGGGAAACCCAGGCGAAAACACATCCTGAGAGTTACAACACCAATCCAAAGATTTACGTTGACAAGGTTGCTGATTTTTACAATCGAAGCTTAAAGTAG
- a CDS encoding DUF4347 domain-containing protein: protein MSPTLHQSQFTSHYLSTPTRVTREIVFIDSAVTDYLDLVAGVRSPVEVVVLDAARDGIEQISETLSQCSDLTAVHIVSHGASGRIQLGATELSWETLSYYSGQIQAWAKALTETAELLIYGCKVAQGHRGWDLLNRLHHLTGANVVASAVITGSAAQGGNWDLGAMTAPRVADLAFEPTVLEQYAATLSYDLVQYNINTDTFGSDPADFTDVNGTLYFVAQFVDGRELWKLDPTTGLPIVAADIVPGSGGSDPQSLVNVNGTLYFSANTIHNGSAELWKIDPTTGNPVLLDIEPGNGGSHPKYLVNMNGTLYFSALTTDNGYELWKIDPSTGKPVQLEIQPGRGWAHPENLTNVNGTLYFSAATIDNGYELWRIDPATGNPVQVSDIVLGSGSSFPKNLTNVNGTLYFSVLAANSGRELWKIDPSTGNPVKLDIGPSNGVYNPENLTDVDGTLYFSNGSKLWKIDPATGNPVQVSDISLGSGFSANSLANVNGTLYFSAFSISSGYELWKLDPTTDNPVQLRDISLGSSSAYPTALTNINGTLYFSAFNSSSGRELWKFDSATGTLAQLEIQPGIGWSDPGNLTNINGTLYLSAYTSSSGRELWKIDLATGSLSSVNINTHDSSSSPDNLVNVNGAIYFSAETNSYGRELWRINPATGNPVLVADIEPEVGSSNPRSLTNVNGTLYFSAETASYGRELWKVDPATGNPVLVADIAPEVHSSDPYNLISVNSTLYFSAFTADGRELWKVDPATGNPVQLELELGSVGSHPEYLTDVGGTLYFSAYANENGRELWKVNPATGKPVLVIDIALGGESSNPDNLTNVNGTLYFSAFNDGRGAELWKVDAATGTAVQVTNAVSSNDRHSNLTNINNTLYFSVRTLDGYEQWKVDPSTGNLILVNEFTQTSGWVNPDNLTNINGTLYFRVFTNVGSELWKIDSTTGNPVFSTQIPPDISSSGLKLMNVNGALYFTGHTISGSLNLWRINPQANTPELVTVLNSGVSDYYDPVILGFENGKLYISADNGINGVELSVLDLNEVNTIWGTTAGDRLSGTNQADHILGLAGNDELRGRGGSDRLEGDAGDDTLIGEDNLLSVFTSADRVRFLSNTHPPQIELTNSNNTHSQILDEGYYLFHNPDVAAAVAEGVFQSGLDHFTQFGQFEGRNPSALYNESFYLAQNSDVAAAVAGGVFRSGFEHFTQFGQFEGRDPSAAFSNSLYLSQNLDVAAAVAGGVFRSGFEHFIHFGQKEGRDDNLLFNERFYLSQNSDVASAVSAGVFLSGFEHFIHFGQKEGRAPSELYKENAYLAQNPDVAAAVSAGMFLSGFEHFVQFGQTEGRSTLAPAYDQFYGGDGDDILYSGAGGALLNGGEGSDRFWIADQLLPRAASTVADFQVGIDVLAITGLPGVMGISSLSIRQQGADTSVNALGRELAIIVGVQASDLTSNSFLFASEPLV from the coding sequence ATGTCTCCTACTTTGCACCAGTCTCAATTTACTTCTCACTACCTCAGTACTCCAACTAGGGTGACCCGTGAGATTGTCTTTATTGACTCGGCAGTGACAGATTACCTGGACTTGGTGGCTGGAGTGCGATCGCCTGTTGAGGTCGTTGTGCTGGATGCAGCACGAGATGGAATTGAGCAAATCAGTGAGACCTTGTCCCAGTGCTCTGATTTAACGGCTGTACATATCGTGTCTCATGGAGCATCTGGACGGATACAGTTAGGTGCTACTGAGCTGAGCTGGGAAACGCTGAGTTACTATTCTGGACAAATTCAAGCTTGGGCAAAGGCGCTGACAGAGACAGCAGAGTTACTGATTTATGGATGTAAAGTAGCTCAGGGACATAGAGGCTGGGACTTGCTCAATCGGCTACATCACCTAACGGGTGCGAATGTAGTTGCTTCAGCAGTGATAACGGGTAGTGCGGCTCAGGGCGGGAACTGGGACTTGGGCGCTATGACAGCACCGAGGGTCGCTGATTTAGCATTTGAACCTACAGTGCTTGAGCAGTATGCTGCGACTTTAAGCTATGACCTAGTTCAGTACAACATCAACACAGACACATTTGGCTCTGATCCCGCTGATTTTACCGATGTCAATGGCACGTTGTATTTTGTTGCCCAGTTTGTTGATGGCAGGGAACTGTGGAAGCTTGATCCGACTACAGGGCTCCCTATAGTCGCCGCTGATATCGTACCAGGCAGTGGTGGTTCCGATCCTCAGAGTTTAGTGAATGTGAATGGCACGCTCTATTTCAGTGCAAATACTATCCATAATGGCAGCGCTGAACTGTGGAAGATCGACCCCACCACAGGCAACCCAGTGCTGCTTGACATTGAACCAGGCAATGGCGGTTCCCACCCAAAGTATCTAGTGAACATGAACGGCACGCTCTACTTTAGTGCCCTAACTACTGACAACGGTTACGAACTGTGGAAGATTGACCCCAGCACGGGCAAGCCGGTGCAACTTGAAATTCAACCAGGCCGTGGATGGGCACACCCTGAGAATTTGACGAATGTGAACGGCACGCTCTACTTCAGTGCCGCCACTATCGACAATGGTTATGAACTGTGGAGGATCGACCCAGCTACAGGCAACCCAGTCCAAGTCAGCGATATCGTATTAGGCAGCGGCAGCTCCTTTCCAAAAAACCTCACAAATGTCAACGGTACGCTTTACTTTAGTGTCTTGGCTGCTAACAGTGGTAGAGAACTATGGAAGATCGACCCTAGCACGGGCAACCCAGTAAAACTCGATATTGGGCCAAGCAATGGCGTTTACAATCCCGAAAACTTGACGGATGTTGATGGTACGCTCTACTTCAGTAATGGTTCTAAACTATGGAAGATTGACCCAGCCACAGGCAATCCAGTCCAGGTCAGCGATATTTCATTGGGCAGCGGCTTTTCTGCGAACAGTCTAGCGAACGTCAACGGTACGCTCTACTTCAGCGCTTTCAGCATTAGTAGTGGTTATGAGCTGTGGAAGCTTGACCCCACTACAGACAATCCAGTCCAACTCAGGGATATTTCATTGGGCAGCAGCAGTGCCTACCCGACCGCTCTAACAAACATCAACGGTACGCTCTACTTCAGCGCCTTTAATAGTAGTAGTGGTCGCGAACTGTGGAAATTTGACTCCGCTACGGGCACTCTAGCGCAGCTTGAGATCCAACCAGGTATTGGCTGGTCGGATCCCGGTAATTTAACAAATATCAATGGAACGCTCTACCTGAGTGCTTACACTAGCAGTAGTGGCAGAGAATTATGGAAGATTGACCTAGCCACCGGGAGTCTATCTTCCGTAAATATTAATACTCACGATTCCAGTTCCTCTCCTGACAATTTAGTCAATGTCAACGGCGCGATCTACTTCAGTGCCGAGACCAACAGCTATGGTAGGGAACTGTGGAGAATTAACCCAGCTACAGGCAACCCAGTCCTAGTTGCTGATATTGAACCAGAGGTTGGTTCTTCCAATCCTAGGAGCTTAACGAATGTCAACGGCACGCTCTACTTCAGTGCTGAGACTGCCAGCTATGGTAGGGAACTATGGAAGGTAGATCCAGCCACAGGTAATCCTGTGCTGGTTGCTGATATTGCTCCGGAAGTTCATTCTTCTGATCCTTACAACTTAATCAGTGTCAACAGCACGCTCTACTTCAGTGCTTTCACTGCTGATGGTAGAGAACTGTGGAAGGTGGACCCAGCTACAGGCAATCCCGTCCAACTTGAACTCGAACTGGGGAGTGTCGGTTCACATCCAGAATACCTTACGGATGTTGGTGGTACGCTGTACTTCAGTGCTTACGCTAACGAAAATGGTAGGGAACTGTGGAAGGTTAACCCTGCTACAGGCAAGCCGGTGCTAGTCATTGATATCGCCCTAGGTGGGGAGAGTTCTAATCCTGATAATTTAACCAATGTCAACGGTACGCTCTACTTTAGTGCCTTCAATGACGGTCGGGGCGCTGAACTGTGGAAAGTTGATGCTGCTACAGGTACCGCTGTGCAAGTTACTAATGCCGTATCGAGCAATGACCGACATTCAAATTTGACGAATATCAACAACACGCTCTACTTCAGTGTTCGCACTCTTGATGGTTATGAGCAGTGGAAGGTTGACCCCTCGACAGGTAATTTGATTCTAGTTAACGAATTCACACAAACGAGTGGCTGGGTCAATCCTGACAATTTGACGAATATCAACGGCACACTCTACTTCCGCGTTTTTACTAACGTTGGTTCTGAATTGTGGAAGATTGACTCAACCACAGGCAACCCAGTCTTCAGCACTCAAATCCCACCGGACATTTCTTCTTCTGGATTGAAGCTGATGAACGTCAATGGTGCGCTGTACTTCACTGGTCACACTATCAGCGGTAGCCTTAACTTGTGGCGCATTAACCCTCAGGCGAACACACCAGAGTTAGTTACAGTTTTAAACTCTGGTGTAAGTGATTACTATGACCCAGTCATTCTCGGTTTTGAAAACGGCAAGCTTTACATTTCTGCTGACAATGGTATCAATGGCGTTGAGCTTTCAGTATTGGATCTGAATGAGGTAAACACGATCTGGGGAACCACTGCGGGCGATCGCCTCAGTGGGACGAATCAAGCTGACCACATACTAGGCCTAGCAGGCAATGATGAACTTAGAGGGCGCGGGGGTAGCGATCGCTTAGAAGGAGATGCTGGAGACGATACGCTCATTGGTGAGGATAATCTTCTCAGTGTCTTCACCTCCGCTGATCGAGTTCGTTTTCTAAGCAACACCCATCCTCCTCAAATTGAACTAACGAACTCCAACAACACTCACTCTCAAATATTGGATGAGGGTTACTACCTTTTCCACAATCCTGATGTTGCCGCTGCGGTTGCAGAAGGAGTCTTTCAGAGTGGGCTTGACCACTTCACTCAGTTTGGCCAGTTTGAGGGACGCAACCCCAGCGCTTTGTACAACGAAAGCTTCTATCTCGCTCAAAACTCGGATGTTGCTGCTGCGGTTGCAGGCGGAGTGTTTCGCAGCGGCTTCGAGCACTTCACTCAGTTTGGTCAATTTGAAGGACGTGATCCGAGTGCAGCATTTAGCAATAGCCTCTACCTCTCCCAAAATCTAGATGTTGCCGCTGCGGTTGCAGGTGGAGTGTTTCGGAGCGGCTTTGAACACTTCATCCACTTTGGCCAAAAGGAAGGTCGAGACGATAACTTACTTTTTAACGAACGCTTCTACCTCTCCCAAAACTCGGATGTCGCTTCTGCTGTCTCAGCAGGAGTATTCTTGAGTGGGTTTGAGCACTTCATCCACTTTGGCCAAAAGGAAGGCCGTGCTCCGAGTGAGCTATACAAGGAAAATGCTTACCTTGCTCAGAATCCTGATGTCGCAGCTGCCGTCTCAGCAGGAATGTTCCTGAGTGGGTTTGAGCACTTCGTTCAGTTTGGCCAGACAGAAGGCCGAAGCACCTTAGCTCCAGCTTATGACCAGTTTTACGGTGGGGATGGTGACGATATTTTGTACAGTGGGGCGGGTGGGGCGCTACTGAATGGTGGGGAAGGCAGCGATCGCTTTTGGATTGCAGACCAGCTTCTACCCAGAGCAGCCAGCACCGTTGCGGACTTTCAGGTAGGGATAGATGTACTTGCGATCACTGGACTGCCCGGAGTGATGGGAATTAGCAGCCTAAGTATTCGCCAGCAAGGTGCAGATACTTCTGTGAACGCCTTAGGTAGAGAGCTAGCAATTATAGTAGGCGTGCAAGCCAGCGACCTCACCAGTAACAGTTTTCTCTTTGCTTCCGAGCCGCTTGTTTGA